In the genome of Fluviispira vulneris, one region contains:
- the pstB gene encoding phosphate ABC transporter ATP-binding protein PstB, producing the protein MSIFSRKSKQLEFAGQASSALTNSPSDLDNIVVLRDSAHISLQDVNFYYGNKHRLKNINIAFKKNKITALIGPSGSGKSTLLRTINRIYSLYPEQKAYGTILINGKNILDPKVDLIELRTKVGMVFQKPTPFPMTIFENISFAVKMHEKLNKKDLAKRVEWALRAAALWDEVKDHLHTSGLGLSGGQQQRLCIARTIAVKPDILLLDEPCSALDPISTQKIEQLLAELKKDFTIVMVTHNMQQAMRSSDDTVFMIGGEIVEASDTKTFFSNPKDKKSLDYVHGKFG; encoded by the coding sequence ATGAGTATTTTTTCTCGAAAGTCGAAACAATTAGAATTTGCAGGGCAAGCAAGTTCAGCTCTGACAAATTCACCTTCTGACTTAGACAATATTGTCGTATTGCGCGACAGTGCTCATATTTCACTTCAAGATGTTAACTTTTATTATGGTAACAAACACCGTTTAAAAAATATAAATATCGCTTTTAAGAAAAATAAAATTACTGCTCTGATTGGTCCATCTGGTTCTGGTAAATCCACTTTATTGAGAACAATTAATCGTATTTATAGCCTTTATCCTGAGCAAAAAGCTTATGGAACAATTCTTATCAACGGTAAAAATATACTTGATCCAAAAGTCGATCTCATTGAACTGAGAACTAAAGTGGGCATGGTCTTTCAAAAACCAACTCCATTTCCAATGACTATTTTTGAAAATATTTCTTTTGCAGTTAAAATGCACGAGAAATTAAATAAAAAAGATCTTGCAAAAAGAGTAGAATGGGCATTGCGAGCAGCGGCTTTATGGGATGAAGTAAAAGATCACTTACATACTTCTGGACTTGGACTTTCCGGTGGTCAACAGCAGCGTTTGTGTATTGCACGTACCATAGCAGTTAAACCCGATATTCTTTTACTCGATGAACCTTGTTCAGCACTCGATCCTATTTCGACACAAAAGATTGAACAGCTGCTAGCAGAACTCAAAAAAGATTTTACCATCGTTATGGTCACACACAATATGCAGCAAGCTATGCGTTCAAGTGATGACACTGTCTTCATGATTGGTGGGGAAATTGTAGAAGCTTCAGATACCAAAACATTTTTTTCTAATCCAAAAGATAAAAAATCTTTGGATTATGTGCATGGTAAATTTGGTTAA
- a CDS encoding ABC transporter substrate-binding protein — MSKRYILILTCASVILLSLFFIFFKNKKPTASLERGAQSVTLLLDWMPNTNHTGFYVGKIRGFYEKLGIDLKILNPTQTTATTLVGTGKADFGISYANNIIYARNMGVPVVSIAAIIQANTSCFVWRKSANISDIKGFEGKRYGGWGSPEENATLKYVMENNGADFSKVQMLTTGTQDFLQATVNNVDFTWEYLGWNILAAQLKNVEIETYCPADQFPVFDKPSPLIITSEKMIKENPEKVRAFLKATAEGFNIAIEKPNEAAEDVLQSVPELDPVLVKKSAEFLANLYKSNAEKWGYQDVKKFNYYAKWMKDVGLIKEIPKADSYINNKFLP; from the coding sequence ATGTCAAAAAGATATATCCTAATATTAACTTGTGCCAGCGTCATTTTGCTGAGTTTGTTTTTTATTTTCTTTAAAAATAAAAAGCCTACTGCAAGTTTAGAGCGTGGGGCTCAGTCTGTTACTTTGCTATTGGATTGGATGCCCAATACAAATCACACTGGATTTTATGTTGGGAAAATAAGGGGTTTTTATGAGAAATTGGGAATAGATCTGAAAATTTTAAATCCGACTCAGACAACTGCGACGACATTGGTCGGAACTGGCAAAGCCGATTTTGGGATCAGCTATGCAAACAACATAATTTATGCTCGTAATATGGGCGTTCCTGTTGTATCGATAGCAGCTATTATTCAAGCGAATACGTCTTGCTTTGTCTGGAGAAAGTCAGCGAATATTTCTGATATTAAAGGGTTTGAAGGAAAAAGATATGGAGGTTGGGGGAGTCCAGAAGAAAACGCAACTTTAAAATATGTGATGGAAAATAACGGTGCTGATTTTTCAAAAGTGCAAATGCTCACAACTGGTACGCAAGATTTTCTCCAGGCTACAGTTAATAATGTCGATTTTACCTGGGAATATTTAGGTTGGAATATCCTTGCAGCCCAATTAAAAAACGTAGAAATAGAGACCTATTGTCCTGCCGATCAATTTCCTGTGTTTGACAAACCATCTCCACTTATTATTACCAGTGAAAAAATGATAAAAGAAAATCCGGAAAAAGTAAGAGCTTTTCTCAAAGCTACAGCTGAAGGATTTAATATTGCTATCGAAAAACCAAATGAAGCGGCTGAAGATGTGTTGCAATCCGTACCTGAGCTAGATCCAGTATTGGTTAAAAAATCTGCTGAATTTTTAGCTAATTTATATAAATCTAATGCGGAAAAATGGGGTTACCAAGATGTTAAAAAATTTAATTATTATGCTAAATGGATGAAAGATGTCGGACTTATTAAAGAGATCCCAAAGGCAGACAGCTATATAAATAATAAATTTTTACCCTAG
- a CDS encoding Dph6-related ATP pyrophosphatase: MEQKNLFCMWSGGHDSCLALYYAQKTNHVKCIITPIMETNVGYRSQGLSPHILRAQADLLGIPLLIFNTSFQEFERNYEMTIASLKKHNIEGGFYSEITQEERKHINEIICERQKMKSFFPLWQKSKEAALSELLELGFKAKIIAINEKNLTRDFLGKNIDKDIIEEFRNRKIDIWGENGEFQTILHEAPFFKENLILKEGDINLRNGYWALDISIVNAN; the protein is encoded by the coding sequence TTGGAACAAAAAAACCTTTTTTGTATGTGGTCTGGAGGCCATGACAGCTGTTTAGCACTCTATTATGCACAAAAAACAAATCATGTTAAATGTATAATTACACCCATTATGGAAACAAATGTTGGTTATCGATCACAAGGTTTGTCTCCACATATATTACGGGCGCAAGCTGATCTTCTCGGAATACCTTTGCTCATTTTTAATACATCTTTTCAAGAATTTGAAAGAAATTACGAAATGACAATAGCATCCTTAAAAAAACATAATATTGAAGGTGGATTTTATAGTGAAATAACTCAAGAGGAGCGCAAACATATAAATGAAATTATCTGCGAGCGACAAAAAATGAAAAGTTTTTTCCCTTTGTGGCAAAAAAGTAAGGAAGCAGCTCTTTCTGAATTGCTTGAATTGGGTTTTAAAGCTAAAATCATTGCCATCAATGAAAAAAATTTAACGAGAGATTTCCTAGGAAAGAATATAGACAAAGATATAATTGAAGAGTTTCGCAATCGAAAAATAGATATTTGGGGTGAAAATGGGGAATTTCAAACAATTTTGCATGAGGCTCCTTTCTTTAAAGAAAATCTTATATTAAAAGAAGGTGATATCAATTTACGCAACGGATATTGGGCTTTGGATATTTCTATAGTGAATGCAAATTAA
- the pstC gene encoding phosphate ABC transporter permease subunit PstC: MGDLVFSNLTKAFSWLAFLLLICVFLSLIVASAPALHAFGFQFLISDVWDPVNGDFGALSAISGTLMTSIIAMFIGVPLSIGIAVFISEISKGKIAKIVRTLIDLMAGIPSIIYGMWGLLVLAPFLANHIQPQVIDFVQDIPYLNILFGGPPLGIGIFTAGLILAIMIIPYISSTLIEMFRSVPPVLKEAAYGIGATRFEVVRKVIFPYVRKGMIGSLMLGLGRALGETMAVTFVIGNAKQLTASLFMPGTTISASIANEFNEATGRLYPASLLELGVILFILSCLILGFARLFLLKINKKSAGA; encoded by the coding sequence TTGGGCGATCTGGTTTTCTCTAACTTAACAAAAGCTTTTTCCTGGCTCGCGTTTTTGTTGTTAATTTGTGTTTTTTTGTCTTTAATAGTCGCAAGTGCTCCTGCTTTACATGCCTTTGGCTTTCAATTTCTAATCAGTGATGTTTGGGACCCTGTTAATGGAGATTTCGGAGCTCTCAGTGCTATCAGTGGCACACTCATGACTTCTATCATTGCTATGTTTATAGGTGTGCCTCTAAGTATTGGTATCGCTGTATTTATTTCGGAAATTTCCAAAGGGAAAATTGCGAAGATAGTGAGAACGCTGATTGATCTCATGGCTGGTATCCCAAGCATTATTTATGGAATGTGGGGCCTTTTAGTTTTAGCACCTTTTTTAGCCAATCACATTCAACCTCAAGTGATTGATTTTGTTCAAGATATTCCATATCTTAACATTCTGTTTGGAGGACCACCGCTTGGAATAGGTATTTTTACAGCGGGTCTTATCCTTGCCATTATGATCATCCCATATATTTCTTCTACTCTTATTGAAATGTTTCGTTCAGTACCTCCTGTTTTGAAAGAAGCAGCCTATGGCATTGGTGCAACCCGCTTTGAAGTTGTGCGGAAAGTTATTTTCCCATATGTGCGCAAAGGAATGATTGGGAGTCTAATGCTCGGCCTTGGCAGAGCACTCGGCGAAACGATGGCTGTTACTTTTGTTATTGGTAATGCAAAGCAATTAACAGCTTCTTTATTTATGCCAGGCACAACAATCTCAGCTTCTATTGCCAATGAATTTAATGAAGCAACGGGTCGTTTGTATCCTGCATCTCTGCTTGAACTTGGTGTTATTCTTTTTATATTATCTTGCCTAATCTTAGGTTTTGCGAGACTTTTTTTGTTAAAAATCAATAAAAAAAGTGCAGGAGCGTAA
- a CDS encoding amino acid ABC transporter ATP-binding protein, whose protein sequence is MISATGAYISVKNLKKKHGDLDVLCGIDLEVTPGELTVLIGPSGCGKSTLLRCLNGLETLDSGSIVINGVALERSENTKSNMRDFDKKARAIRENVGMVFQSFNLFPHLTLLENITKAPVVVKKMNVDLARKRAKELLIKVGLERHADHYPCQLSGGQQQRAAIARALAMSPKAILYDEPTSALDPDLVHEVLQVMRTLDDEGMTQIVVTHEMRFARDVADHIVHMQEGRIVEMGTPEEIFSSPKDERTRRFLRNFL, encoded by the coding sequence ATGATAAGTGCAACTGGCGCATATATTTCAGTAAAAAATCTGAAAAAAAAACATGGTGATCTTGATGTGTTGTGTGGAATCGATCTCGAAGTCACACCTGGAGAACTTACTGTTTTAATTGGTCCTTCTGGATGTGGTAAATCCACTTTGCTCCGATGTCTAAACGGGCTCGAGACGCTTGACTCTGGGTCCATAGTTATAAATGGCGTTGCACTTGAACGAAGTGAAAATACAAAATCTAATATGAGAGATTTTGATAAAAAAGCTCGTGCTATACGTGAAAATGTTGGAATGGTTTTTCAAAGTTTTAACCTCTTTCCTCATCTCACTTTATTAGAAAATATTACAAAAGCTCCTGTCGTTGTAAAGAAAATGAATGTTGATTTGGCACGCAAAAGAGCTAAAGAACTCCTGATCAAAGTGGGTTTAGAACGTCATGCCGATCATTATCCTTGCCAACTTTCCGGAGGACAGCAACAACGAGCTGCTATCGCAAGAGCTTTGGCTATGTCACCTAAAGCCATCCTTTATGATGAGCCAACCTCCGCACTCGATCCCGATCTTGTCCACGAAGTTCTTCAAGTTATGCGCACATTAGATGACGAAGGGATGACTCAGATCGTGGTCACCCATGAAATGCGTTTTGCGCGCGATGTTGCAGACCATATTGTCCATATGCAAGAAGGCCGCATCGTCGAAATGGGAACCCCTGAAGAGATTTTTTCATCACCAAAGGATGAAAGAACACGCCGTTTTCTAAGAAATTTCCTTTAA
- the pstS gene encoding phosphate ABC transporter substrate-binding protein PstS gives MFSNVTRLITLSVACSSGFLAHATNLVTGAGSTFIAPVLYKWSSDYNKETNIKINYQSTGSGAGLKQIEAKIVDFGASDMPLKNEELEKKNLLQFPAVIGGIVPVVNIDNITKGKLVLDAKLLAEIYSGKIKKWDDKRIQELNPSLKLPSKAITAVYRSDASGTTFNFTYFLDKASGGEWKAGTGTAVSWPAGVTGFGGKGNEGVTSMVKRAPGSIGYVEYAYALQNKLAWVRLKNAHGNVVPQIEANDLENPAKVSEAFKKSFQAAALNAEWETTPGMYILLANQKGEHSWPITASTFVLLHKYQDNVDTGKDVLKFFHYVFHHGSKSAELLDYIPIPEKTNKFIEKKWSEEIKASKDKSPIWVKQGT, from the coding sequence ATTTTTTCTAATGTAACTCGTTTAATTACTTTGTCCGTTGCCTGTTCGAGCGGATTCTTAGCACATGCTACAAATTTAGTTACAGGAGCCGGCTCAACCTTTATTGCTCCAGTTTTATACAAATGGTCATCCGATTACAACAAAGAAACAAATATTAAAATCAATTATCAATCCACAGGATCTGGTGCTGGTCTTAAACAAATCGAAGCAAAAATCGTCGATTTTGGTGCATCGGACATGCCTTTAAAAAATGAAGAACTTGAAAAGAAAAACTTATTGCAATTTCCTGCAGTCATTGGTGGCATAGTTCCTGTTGTCAATATTGATAATATTACAAAAGGGAAATTGGTGCTTGATGCTAAATTGCTCGCAGAAATTTACAGCGGTAAAATTAAAAAATGGGATGATAAACGTATTCAGGAACTCAACCCCAGCCTAAAATTGCCTAGTAAAGCTATTACTGCAGTGTATCGCTCCGATGCATCTGGTACGACTTTCAACTTCACGTATTTTCTTGATAAAGCAAGCGGAGGCGAGTGGAAAGCAGGAACAGGAACAGCGGTCTCTTGGCCTGCGGGTGTCACTGGTTTTGGTGGTAAAGGCAATGAAGGCGTGACCTCAATGGTAAAAAGAGCTCCTGGCTCAATTGGCTATGTTGAATATGCTTATGCATTGCAAAATAAACTCGCTTGGGTTCGACTTAAGAATGCTCATGGAAATGTTGTGCCACAGATTGAAGCAAATGACCTCGAGAATCCTGCAAAAGTAAGCGAAGCCTTTAAAAAATCTTTTCAAGCAGCGGCTCTCAATGCTGAATGGGAAACAACCCCAGGGATGTATATTTTGCTTGCCAATCAAAAAGGTGAGCATTCTTGGCCTATCACAGCTTCCACATTTGTACTCCTTCACAAATATCAAGACAATGTTGATACGGGCAAAGACGTTTTAAAATTCTTTCATTATGTCTTTCATCATGGATCGAAATCAGCAGAATTATTAGATTATATACCAATTCCAGAAAAGACTAACAAATTTATTGAAAAAAAATGGTCTGAAGAGATAAAAGCGAGTAAAGACAAATCACCTATTTGGGTAAAGCAAGGAACTTAA
- a CDS encoding M3 family oligoendopeptidase, with protein MIQGPNWDNSQEYPAIKSKEFDHDMQSVLHAITQIEELSKTISIQLKNIEKIATEKSKEIIKTAQEIYKIYDMANKLAMNLSTFTQCILSVNGKDEQAKQMMVKCQGLYAHLAQAYKPLALFLILAPDNMIEEYLKNEKTKEQKFQIEHERKTKETLLSLEEETLITSLAIDGHTAWDNLYNNIASLIECDVHLPTGREKMGVAKATALLQDSDSKVRSAAYQAIQEGWEKNVEVCAQSLNSLAGWRHTICKKRSTQIPQNFLSSPLHENRMTAETLDTLFSVIHEGKELGQKALRLKAKAAGLKQLHPSDLFAPPPKFAEAETQSKFTFAEGLQIVIDAFSDVDPKMGEFAEMMHKNKWIEGSVGDNKRPGAYCTTFEKSATPRVYMTYMGGLGDISTLAHELGHAFHSWVMRDLPQVQTAYPMNLAETASLFAETVVSNALMKKAKSKEEQFPIAFNDAENAATFLLNIPARFRFEKEFYEMRLNQNLSVDDFKQLMDKSWRFYYGDTLSEMNTLFWASKLHFYISDLSFYNFPYSFGYLFSLGVYAQREKLGKDFYKNYINLLRDTGRMTAEDLVKTHLNEDIKKPEFWRGSLKIIEKQIIHLEKILN; from the coding sequence ATGATTCAAGGACCAAATTGGGATAACTCACAAGAATATCCAGCCATTAAAAGTAAAGAATTTGACCACGATATGCAGTCTGTTCTTCATGCAATCACACAGATTGAAGAATTATCTAAAACTATTTCTATTCAGTTAAAAAATATTGAAAAAATTGCTACAGAAAAATCAAAAGAAATTATCAAGACTGCCCAAGAAATATACAAAATTTATGACATGGCCAACAAACTGGCGATGAATTTATCCACTTTTACTCAATGTATTTTATCTGTGAATGGCAAAGATGAACAAGCAAAACAAATGATGGTAAAATGCCAAGGGCTGTATGCACATCTTGCTCAGGCATACAAACCTTTAGCACTTTTTCTTATATTAGCTCCTGATAATATGATTGAAGAGTATTTAAAAAATGAAAAAACAAAGGAACAAAAATTCCAAATTGAGCATGAGAGAAAAACAAAGGAAACACTTTTAAGTCTCGAAGAAGAAACTCTGATCACTTCACTCGCCATCGATGGGCACACAGCTTGGGACAATTTATATAATAATATAGCATCACTTATTGAATGCGATGTTCATTTGCCTACGGGCAGAGAGAAAATGGGCGTTGCCAAAGCCACGGCTCTTTTACAAGACTCTGACAGCAAAGTGAGAAGTGCTGCGTACCAAGCAATTCAAGAGGGATGGGAAAAAAACGTCGAAGTCTGTGCCCAATCGCTCAATTCCCTGGCGGGTTGGCGGCATACAATTTGTAAAAAACGTTCAACCCAAATTCCTCAAAACTTTCTCAGTTCCCCTCTTCATGAAAACAGAATGACGGCTGAAACCCTGGACACCTTGTTTTCTGTCATACACGAAGGCAAGGAGTTAGGACAAAAAGCCTTACGTCTAAAAGCAAAAGCTGCAGGACTCAAACAGTTGCATCCAAGCGATCTTTTTGCTCCCCCTCCTAAATTTGCAGAAGCAGAAACACAATCAAAGTTCACCTTTGCAGAAGGACTGCAAATCGTCATTGATGCTTTTTCTGATGTCGATCCCAAAATGGGTGAATTTGCTGAAATGATGCATAAAAACAAATGGATTGAAGGCAGTGTGGGAGACAATAAGCGCCCAGGAGCCTATTGCACAACTTTTGAAAAATCAGCGACACCACGTGTTTATATGACTTATATGGGGGGGCTGGGAGATATTTCGACCCTTGCCCATGAACTCGGCCATGCTTTTCATAGCTGGGTCATGCGTGATTTGCCACAGGTTCAAACCGCTTACCCTATGAATCTTGCAGAAACTGCAAGTCTTTTTGCAGAAACGGTCGTTAGCAATGCTCTGATGAAAAAAGCCAAAAGCAAAGAAGAGCAATTCCCAATAGCTTTCAATGATGCTGAAAATGCAGCTACCTTTTTACTCAATATCCCTGCACGTTTCCGCTTTGAAAAAGAATTTTATGAAATGCGTCTCAATCAAAACTTAAGCGTAGATGATTTTAAGCAGCTAATGGATAAATCCTGGAGGTTTTATTATGGCGATACACTTAGTGAAATGAATACATTATTTTGGGCGAGTAAATTACATTTTTATATTTCAGATTTAAGCTTTTATAATTTCCCATATTCATTTGGTTATTTATTTAGTTTAGGTGTTTACGCGCAAAGGGAAAAACTTGGCAAGGATTTTTATAAAAATTATATAAATTTATTACGAGATACTGGCCGTATGACAGCAGAAGATTTAGTTAAAACTCACCTTAATGAGGATATTAAAAAACCTGAGTTCTGGCGAGGCAGCTTAAAAATAATTGAAAAACAAATTATTCATTTAGAAAAAATATTAAACTAA
- the pstA gene encoding phosphate ABC transporter permease PstA, which translates to MKRILILRKTKNNTFSILCILAVLFGITILSSIFYALLIKGLPALNWNFFVVDTPPPEHTRGGLRNAIVGSFMITVLAVVVATPVGIFAATYLSEYVRGKKIASTIRFVNDVWLSAPSIIVGLFVYTVFVHPMGNYSALAGAISLAMIACPIITRSTEDMLNLVPNELREAAIALGLPKWRVIIHIAWKASKQGILTGILLAVARISGETAPLLFTSLNNQFWSTSLVQPIANLPVTIYQFAMSPYGNWQELAWGGALLITVLVLFLNILTRYFAKPGGNRS; encoded by the coding sequence ATGAAAAGAATTCTGATTTTAAGAAAAACAAAAAATAATACTTTTAGTATTTTATGTATCCTAGCAGTGCTGTTTGGCATTACGATATTAAGTTCTATCTTCTATGCTTTATTGATAAAAGGATTACCCGCACTAAATTGGAATTTCTTTGTGGTAGATACCCCTCCACCGGAACACACAAGAGGGGGATTGCGCAATGCCATTGTAGGCAGCTTTATGATCACAGTTTTAGCTGTGGTAGTTGCAACTCCTGTTGGTATTTTTGCGGCAACCTATTTATCCGAGTATGTGCGTGGTAAAAAAATTGCTTCGACAATTCGTTTTGTGAATGATGTTTGGTTAAGTGCTCCATCCATTATCGTAGGATTATTTGTTTATACTGTTTTTGTGCATCCGATGGGTAATTATTCAGCACTAGCAGGGGCTATTTCCCTAGCTATGATTGCATGTCCTATTATTACCCGCAGCACTGAAGATATGCTCAATCTCGTACCCAATGAACTGCGTGAAGCTGCGATTGCCCTTGGCCTACCAAAATGGCGTGTCATTATCCACATTGCTTGGAAGGCGTCAAAACAAGGAATTTTAACAGGGATATTGCTAGCTGTCGCACGTATTTCTGGAGAAACGGCACCTCTGCTTTTCACATCCTTAAACAACCAGTTCTGGAGCACGAGTCTCGTTCAACCCATCGCAAACTTACCTGTGACAATTTATCAATTTGCCATGAGTCCATATGGTAATTGGCAAGAGCTCGCATGGGGGGGAGCGCTCCTGATTACTGTCTTAGTTTTATTTTTAAATATCTTAACTCGCTATTTTGCAAAACCTGGGGGAAATCGTTCATGA
- a CDS encoding Crp/Fnr family transcriptional regulator, protein MKPDTLTFAPQQIIFNEGEESNGIYLIQEGVVEIFRVREGTEVNLGTLKQNDVLGTLTVLSKEPRTASARATAKCTVLFFQSQGLKESFKEIPLWSQAVIKDAIGRVKHVNELLIEAKLNEKKLLRTVGSSHHHSAQLAYLLASLVRKGAILNDTQVSIYPTKDFITCAELILMKKYSYLEQIFKAFNECGLIKEMDDKKYGKILMKPNPGLMEEFAAFSLNIAKKGSLTFLSQKFYPWMSAVARISKKNNNQENFKRSDLALLLQTELGREDGEFIVSELIQHGILSEKDNNVNFSTNKLQKTVVFESLSRILKDITL, encoded by the coding sequence ATGAAACCAGATACCTTAACCTTTGCCCCTCAACAAATTATATTTAATGAAGGTGAAGAGAGTAATGGTATTTATCTAATTCAAGAAGGTGTTGTTGAAATCTTTCGTGTGCGTGAAGGAACAGAAGTTAATCTGGGTACCTTAAAACAAAACGATGTTTTAGGCACACTCACTGTTTTGTCAAAAGAACCCAGAACAGCATCGGCACGCGCGACAGCAAAATGCACAGTCCTTTTTTTTCAAAGCCAAGGTCTTAAAGAATCTTTTAAGGAAATTCCTCTCTGGAGCCAAGCTGTTATAAAAGATGCCATTGGGCGAGTTAAACATGTCAATGAATTACTCATAGAAGCAAAATTAAATGAAAAGAAACTTTTGCGCACCGTAGGTTCTTCTCATCACCATTCTGCACAACTTGCTTATTTATTAGCATCTTTAGTGCGCAAAGGCGCTATTTTAAATGATACTCAGGTTTCTATTTACCCAACGAAAGATTTTATAACCTGTGCAGAATTAATTCTAATGAAAAAGTATTCATATTTGGAACAAATATTTAAAGCATTTAATGAATGTGGTTTGATAAAAGAAATGGATGATAAAAAATATGGCAAGATATTGATGAAACCAAACCCTGGTTTAATGGAAGAATTTGCAGCATTTTCACTTAATATTGCAAAAAAAGGATCGCTTACATTTCTCTCACAAAAATTTTATCCTTGGATGAGTGCTGTTGCAAGAATCAGCAAAAAAAATAACAATCAAGAAAATTTTAAACGCTCTGATTTAGCGCTATTATTACAAACAGAACTTGGACGTGAAGATGGTGAATTTATCGTTTCAGAGTTAATACAGCATGGAATATTAAGCGAAAAAGACAATAATGTGAATTTTTCGACCAATAAATTACAAAAAACAGTTGTTTTCGAAAGCCTTTCAAGGATTTTAAAAGATATTACGCTTTAG
- a CDS encoding trypsin-like serine protease — translation MKHHIKLITFASIVSVSLVGCGEILYKLRTEKKCDPNNIEKGIYAGCEITAEVENKLPEISSSVLIRTSYQETERASICTGNFIAENIILTAGHCLIKKNEENEILKVVQIAIDNKKTVHTHYMAKQIDDPVYIVHPHYSANAKYVKETKNKNNSKPFDISDFADLALIYSTYSATELNAKIISLSESTKANERVYFVGYGQLTDTDDDSKIKEKKWGTAYTTQIYNLDINKKRFRDKNNKFWDIIDYWNKHLSKYISGQYKTKSPAESFLFTNGYKNEEGICSGDSGGVIFIKRNNEFLGAGVVHASSGECSEKVSLNMRIGAYKDWISSESKELERIHRTEQRIQFVP, via the coding sequence ATGAAACATCATATTAAATTAATTACGTTTGCTTCAATTGTTTCTGTTTCTCTTGTTGGATGTGGAGAAATATTGTATAAATTACGCACTGAAAAAAAATGTGATCCAAATAATATTGAAAAAGGCATATACGCTGGATGTGAAATAACTGCAGAAGTCGAGAATAAACTACCCGAAATATCATCAAGTGTTTTAATTAGAACGAGTTATCAAGAAACTGAACGTGCTAGCATATGTACAGGTAATTTTATTGCAGAAAATATAATTTTAACGGCAGGCCATTGCCTTATAAAGAAAAACGAAGAAAATGAAATTTTAAAAGTAGTACAAATAGCGATCGACAATAAAAAAACAGTGCATACCCATTATATGGCAAAACAGATAGATGACCCTGTTTATATTGTTCATCCGCATTATAGTGCCAATGCTAAATACGTCAAAGAAACAAAAAACAAAAATAATTCAAAACCATTTGATATAAGTGATTTTGCAGATCTTGCACTTATTTATTCGACTTACAGTGCCACTGAATTAAATGCAAAAATAATTTCACTAAGTGAATCCACAAAAGCCAATGAAAGAGTGTATTTCGTAGGATACGGTCAATTGACCGATACAGATGATGATTCAAAAATTAAAGAAAAAAAATGGGGCACAGCTTATACGACTCAAATCTACAATTTGGATATAAATAAAAAACGATTCCGAGATAAAAATAATAAATTTTGGGATATCATTGATTACTGGAACAAACATTTGTCTAAATATATCTCTGGGCAATATAAAACAAAATCACCTGCTGAAAGTTTTCTTTTTACCAACGGTTATAAAAATGAAGAAGGAATTTGCAGTGGTGACTCAGGGGGAGTTATTTTTATCAAACGAAACAATGAATTTTTAGGTGCAGGAGTTGTGCATGCTTCTTCTGGAGAATGTTCTGAGAAAGTAAGTTTGAATATGAGAATTGGTGCTTATAAAGATTGGATTTCGAGTGAAAGCAAAGAATTAGAAAGAATACATCGAACAGAACAAAGAATCCAATTTGTTCCTTAA